A single window of Paenibacillus sp. SYP-B4298 DNA harbors:
- a CDS encoding thioesterase II family protein: protein MVNSWFPYYHANPSTRIRLFCFPFAGGGASFYRNWSARLPWAEVIAVQLPGRENRIGELPYVIIEDALQALETALLPFLSKPFAFMGYSMGGMLSFHLAQQLQRKYNLTPERLFLAASRPPWASDWRHFYDEESDEALIKRLLSIGGTPEALLHHQELWPMLLPTIRADFQLCSSLRMPDPGEPLSCPITVFGGDDDALVTTDQLQEWRMGTFGEFELHSFAGGHFFIEHHLGTIHDCMTTLLCMNTIQKG, encoded by the coding sequence ATGGTTAACTCGTGGTTTCCCTATTATCATGCCAACCCTTCAACCAGAATTCGCCTCTTTTGCTTTCCATTTGCCGGAGGAGGGGCCTCCTTCTACAGGAACTGGAGCGCTCGCCTTCCTTGGGCTGAGGTCATAGCCGTCCAATTGCCTGGCAGGGAGAACCGAATTGGTGAATTACCCTATGTAATTATCGAGGATGCTCTTCAGGCGCTTGAGACTGCTCTGTTGCCTTTTCTCTCGAAACCGTTTGCATTCATGGGCTACAGCATGGGCGGGATGCTCTCTTTTCATCTCGCCCAGCAGTTGCAACGCAAATACAACCTCACTCCAGAGCGGCTCTTTCTCGCTGCCAGCCGTCCTCCTTGGGCTTCAGATTGGCGGCATTTCTACGACGAGGAGTCAGACGAGGCATTAATTAAACGCTTGCTTTCCATTGGGGGCACGCCAGAAGCCCTGCTGCATCATCAAGAATTATGGCCCATGCTATTGCCGACCATCCGTGCAGATTTCCAGCTCTGCTCCAGCCTTAGAATGCCCGATCCGGGCGAGCCATTGTCCTGCCCTATTACGGTATTTGGCGGAGACGACGATGCGCTCGTAACCACTGACCAATTACAAGAATGGAGAATGGGGACCTTTGGCGAATTCGAGCTTCATTCCTTTGCAGGGGGCCATTTTTTCATTGAGCATCATTTGGGGACGATCCACGATTGCATGACGACGCTTCTTTGCATGAATACCATTCAGAAGGGTTGA
- a CDS encoding fatty acyl-AMP ligase: MLHMNEQGTIVDILLGIAQARPEDLAITHLDTVNESISYGMLLGRARAIATVLLETGASGHRVMLAYPSSIEYVCAFFGCLLAGAIAVPVYPPKHSKQDVRFESIQQDSGSAFALTSEAILTDLLNRNSQYVRQDGLRWIVTDTLEAEDHRDGSHRLPTADEVCFLQYTSGSTSMPKGVMVSHGNIVTNTKMIASTFDMPPSGTIVSWLPHFHDMGLIGKTLLAVSLGYHLVQMPPIYFMQRPVRWLQAISTYKAVLTAAPNFAFDLCVKKVTAEQMEGLDLSDLKNAVCGAEPIRFNTVTAFSEKFSTIGFRQEAFCPSFGLAEATLMVSGSDPYSSPNIHTLDKGELKNHRVVFADTASYAQPSCTTHVVSCGKPNATTTVAIVDPQTGMLCPNDRIGEVWLAGPNITLGYWNRSEETASVFHRSLPEFPNKLFMRTGDLGYMHDGELAITGRLKDCFSIRGQNYFPNDIEHTVESSHLAIQQGATAAFAVEHGGEERLAVIAEIDRQWRKSDLALVATAVRTAIFEEHGLQVHALILSHPGSVPKTTSGKIQRRQCKQLYEEQGLPALYAQVRNQHVPDWGAVSHTRDEQTLEQGVQNR, from the coding sequence ATGCTGCATATGAACGAGCAAGGTACTATTGTTGACATCCTGCTAGGCATCGCTCAAGCAAGACCGGAGGACTTAGCCATTACGCATCTGGATACGGTCAATGAATCCATCTCTTACGGCATGCTGCTGGGCCGTGCCCGGGCGATTGCTACTGTGCTGCTAGAGACGGGTGCATCCGGCCATAGAGTCATGCTGGCTTATCCCTCTAGCATTGAATATGTATGCGCATTCTTTGGATGCCTCCTGGCTGGAGCGATCGCTGTTCCCGTCTATCCGCCGAAGCATTCCAAGCAGGATGTACGCTTTGAATCCATTCAACAGGATTCCGGCTCTGCATTTGCACTCACCAGCGAAGCTATTTTGACAGACCTGCTCAATAGAAATTCACAGTATGTGCGCCAGGATGGCTTGCGCTGGATCGTCACAGATACATTGGAGGCCGAGGATCATCGCGATGGGAGCCACCGCCTTCCTACTGCAGACGAGGTTTGCTTTTTGCAATATACCTCAGGCTCCACCTCCATGCCCAAAGGCGTTATGGTATCGCATGGCAATATTGTGACCAACACGAAAATGATCGCGAGCACATTCGATATGCCTCCATCCGGCACGATTGTCAGTTGGCTCCCTCATTTTCATGACATGGGACTGATTGGAAAGACATTGCTGGCTGTCAGTCTAGGATATCATTTGGTGCAGATGCCTCCGATCTATTTCATGCAACGGCCAGTGCGTTGGCTGCAGGCCATTTCGACATACAAAGCGGTCCTTACAGCAGCCCCAAACTTTGCATTCGATCTGTGCGTTAAAAAAGTAACTGCAGAACAAATGGAGGGGCTGGACTTGTCCGATTTAAAAAACGCTGTCTGTGGGGCAGAGCCCATAAGATTCAACACAGTTACTGCTTTCTCTGAGAAATTCTCGACGATCGGATTCAGACAGGAGGCCTTCTGTCCCTCCTTCGGGCTGGCCGAAGCCACGCTTATGGTATCCGGCTCTGATCCTTATTCCTCACCCAATATACATACTTTGGATAAGGGAGAGTTAAAGAATCACCGTGTTGTATTTGCGGATACAGCTAGCTATGCTCAACCCTCCTGTACCACCCATGTCGTTAGCTGCGGGAAGCCGAACGCAACGACAACCGTAGCGATTGTTGATCCACAGACGGGGATGCTCTGCCCCAACGACCGGATCGGTGAGGTATGGCTTGCAGGGCCTAATATCACACTCGGCTATTGGAATCGATCTGAGGAGACGGCTTCCGTATTCCATCGCAGCCTGCCCGAGTTTCCGAATAAGCTTTTTATGAGAACCGGAGACCTTGGGTACATGCATGACGGGGAGCTCGCCATTACCGGAAGACTTAAAGATTGCTTCTCGATCCGAGGGCAGAATTACTTCCCTAACGACATCGAGCATACCGTGGAGAGCAGCCATCTGGCCATCCAGCAAGGAGCTACAGCAGCCTTCGCAGTCGAGCATGGTGGAGAGGAACGGCTGGCGGTGATCGCTGAAATTGATAGACAGTGGAGGAAGAGTGACCTTGCCCTGGTAGCTACAGCAGTGCGAACCGCCATCTTCGAAGAGCACGGACTGCAGGTGCATGCACTTATCCTCTCCCATCCTGGCAGTGTGCCCAAAACGACAAGCGGCAAAATACAGAGAAGACAGTGTAAACAATTGTATGAAGAGCAAGGACTCCCTGCTCTGTACGCGCAGGTTCGAAACCAGC